The window AAAGTCACTTCGGCTGCGCTCGATCGTTTGAAATCTTCGTTCGAAGTTCGTCCCCTCGGCTTGCCGCGCGCGTTCGAAAAAGTCGTTGCCTGGCATCGCACCATTATGGCCGTCGAAGCAGCCGAACATCACCGCCAGCAGTTCGCCGCGCAACCCGATAAATTCGGCCCGCGGATTAGCTCACTGATGCGCGAAGGCCTGGCGACATCGGCCGTCGACTACGCCGAAGCGCTCCGCATGCAGGAAAACGTCCGCAACGAGCTCGCGCAATTATTGCACGTGCAGGGCGACCTGCTCGGTTGCCTGGTGATGCCCTCGACCACCACACCCGCGCCGGACACTTCATCAACGGGCGGCCCGGAATTTAACTCGCCGTGGAGTTACCTCGGCTTGCCGACAATCACGATTCCCTGCGGCCTCGCCGAAAACGGCTTGCCCTGTGGCTTGCAGTTCATCGCGTTCACTTCGCCGCAAGTTTTCGCGATGGCCGGCATGTGCGAACGGATTTTGCATCAATATGCACGGCCAGCGATGTTGGAGACGTAGCCAGTTTGCGGCCCGGCAAAAACGATCGGTTTGGAAATTGATTTGTTAGCCACCAGCTTTAGCTGGTGGTGATAGACGAAAAGAGCAACCGGCTTTAGCCATTCCACGATCAACGTGATTTCATGGCTAAAGCCGATCCATTTTAGAACTCGATCCCCCAGCTAAAGCTGGGGGCTAAGGCAGGCAAACGGAGGCCCCCTATGCGCTCAATCATCTGCATTTTCACGGCGGCTCTTTTCGGCACATCGCTTTCGTCGATCGCCGCCGATATCCCCGATCCGCTTCGCCCTGCCGCGATTTCCACCGAGGAAGTTCCCGCAGTGCCGCCGGCGCTCGCCAAGCGGTTGCAGCAATATCAAAGTCTCCGCGCGGCTGCATTCACGGGGTGGGATCCAGCCGGCAAGGGAATTCTGATTCGCACCCGCTTCGGCAATTCGGTGCAGTTGCATCGCGTTTATCAGCCCGAAGGGCGTCGCGAGCAGATCACGTTTTTCGATGAGCCGGTCTACGGCAGGTTCATTCCCAAGGCGACCGATGAAGGCATTCTGCTCACGATGAGCACCGGCGGCAACGAGAACACGCAGCTCTATCTGCTCGACCGCCATCGCTACGAAACGAAGCTGCTAACCGACGGCAAGAGTCGCAACAACCCTGGCGCGATTCACCCCGACGGAACCAAGATCATCATCAGCAACAACATGCGGAACGGCCGCGATATGGATCTGTATATCGCCGATTGCCGTGCGGGTGGTTTGGAGATGTTGCTGCAGGTGGAGGATGACACCTGGACTCCGCAGAAATGGTCACCCGATGGAAAATTTTTGCTGCTGGAGCGCTATCGCTCGGCGAATGAGTCTTACCTGGCGCTGTTCGACATTGCGAACAAGAGGAAAATCAATCTGCCGATGCCGGTCGGCAAGGAGATCGGCGCTTTTGGTCCGCTCGCTTTTGCGCCGGATGGACGCAGCATTTTTCTAGCGATCGACACGCAAGGTGAATTTTGCCAACTCGCTCGCCTCGACATCGAGAGCGGCAAGTACGAATGGCTGTCGCAAGACATCGAGTGGGATGTAACCGATATTGAAATTGATTACACGACCGGCGAGATCGTGTTCGCCGTGAATGCCGATGGTGCGAGTCGTGTCTTTCAGTTGGTGGGGAAACCGACCATCGATGGCAACTCTGTCAAAATCGTCTATGAAAAGCGCGAGCTGGAACTGCCGCTCGGCATCGTCAACTTTCTCGAATTCTCGCCCGATGGCAAGTCGCTCGGTATGACGATCTCGCGGCCCGACGCGCCGTCGGATGCGTATTCGTACGAACTGGAGACGAAGAAACTCACGCGCTGGACGGTGAGCGAAGTGGGCGGGCTCAATCCGGCGACATTCGTCAAGCCGACGGCGATTCGCTTTCCGTCGTTCGACGACCGGCAGATTCCGGCCTGGTATTACAAACCGCGCAACGCGTCGGCTGACAAGAAGGCCGCCGTGGTGATTAACATTCACGGCGGGCCCGAGGGACAATCGCAGCCGTTCTTCACCGGCGGCACGCAGTTTTATCTGAACGAAATGGGCGTCGCCGTGATTCTGCCGAACGTCCGCGGCAGCACTGGCTATGGCAAGACTTATCTCAAGCTCGACAACGCCGAGAAACGCGAAGATAGCGTGCGCGACATCGGCGCGCTGCTCGATTGGATCAAAGATCAGCCCGAGCTCGACGCCGATCGTGTTGCCGTGACCGGCGGATCGTACGGTGGTTACATGGTGCTCGCGTCGCTCGTCCACTACGGCGATCGCCTGCGCGCCGGCATCGACAACGTGGGCATCGCCAACTTCAACACGTTCCTGCAAAACACAGCCCCCTATCGCCAGGATCTCCGCCGCGCCGAATACGGCGATGAGCGCGATCCCACCATGAAGGCCGTCTTCGAAAAGATCAGCCCGGCCAATCACGCCGAAAAAATTCAATCCGCATTGCTTGTCGCTCACGGCAAGAACGACCCGCGCGTGCCGTTCAGCGAAGCCCAGCAGATCGCCGAAAAAGTTCGCGGCAAAGGCAAATCGGTCTGGACCGTCTACGCCGACAACGAAGGCCACGGCTTTGCGAAAAAAGACAACGCCGATTATCTGCGGGCAGTGGAAGTGCTGTTTTTGAAACAGCATCTGAAAGTGGAGTGAGGGGGAAAGAGGGATGAGGGATGCGAGGCGCGGGATGCGAGTAAGAAAGTCTCGTTTTTCCCGCACCTCGCATCCCTTTCCCGCCTCCCCAGTCAACGCCCCTTGTCCCGGATGCGGGATACGTTCCTAATAGGTAATTACAAATTCACCCTCTTCCATACAAAGGCCTGGGCCATGAAAGTTGCGACGATCGAAACCAATAAGGGAACCATCAAGCTCGAACTGTTTGGCGACAAGACGCCGAAGACGGTTGAGAATTTTGAAACGCTGGCCGGCAAGGGTTTTTACAACGGCCTGAAGTTTCACCGCGTCATTCCGGACTTCATGATCCAGACCGGCTGCCCCAAGGGAACCGGCACGGGCGACGCCGGCTACAAGTTCAAGGATGAGTTTCACAAGGATCTGAAGCACACCGGCCCGGGCATTCTCTCGATGGCCAACGCCGGCCCGAACACCAACGGCTCGCAGTTCTTTATCACGCACGTCGCCACGCCATGGCTCGACGGCAAGCATAGTGTGTTTGGCAAAGTGATCGAAGGCCAGGATGTGGTTAACAAGATCGCTCAAGGCGACGTGATGAAGAATGTGTCAGTCGCTGAAGTCGAAGCCAAGAAGTAAGCAGGTTCCCCACGCGGAGCGTGAGGACGACACTACTCTTCAAAAATTCCATCACCAAAGCCGGGCTTCTTCGGCTTGTTGGTGTTCTCACGCTGTTCTTTGGCGAGACCTGAGTGCGGAGTTTGTGGCCCTTGCGGTGGCGAGGGCTGCGGCAGCATGTGCGGCGCGCGGATTTCGTTTTCAGCGGGTTGAATCTGCGTGTGCGGCGGCAGGATTGGTTGTTGTCTCACTTCCGGCTGCACGATATCCGCGGCATCGATGTCGTCGTCGTAATCATCGTCGTACTTCGAGACATAGCCAGGCTGTTTGGCCCGATCTTGCTCGACGCGAAAATCGGCGATCACGCGACTCTGAATCATTTCGCGGCAAGCTGA is drawn from Anatilimnocola floriformis and contains these coding sequences:
- a CDS encoding alpha/beta hydrolase family protein, translating into MRSIICIFTAALFGTSLSSIAADIPDPLRPAAISTEEVPAVPPALAKRLQQYQSLRAAAFTGWDPAGKGILIRTRFGNSVQLHRVYQPEGRREQITFFDEPVYGRFIPKATDEGILLTMSTGGNENTQLYLLDRHRYETKLLTDGKSRNNPGAIHPDGTKIIISNNMRNGRDMDLYIADCRAGGLEMLLQVEDDTWTPQKWSPDGKFLLLERYRSANESYLALFDIANKRKINLPMPVGKEIGAFGPLAFAPDGRSIFLAIDTQGEFCQLARLDIESGKYEWLSQDIEWDVTDIEIDYTTGEIVFAVNADGASRVFQLVGKPTIDGNSVKIVYEKRELELPLGIVNFLEFSPDGKSLGMTISRPDAPSDAYSYELETKKLTRWTVSEVGGLNPATFVKPTAIRFPSFDDRQIPAWYYKPRNASADKKAAVVINIHGGPEGQSQPFFTGGTQFYLNEMGVAVILPNVRGSTGYGKTYLKLDNAEKREDSVRDIGALLDWIKDQPELDADRVAVTGGSYGGYMVLASLVHYGDRLRAGIDNVGIANFNTFLQNTAPYRQDLRRAEYGDERDPTMKAVFEKISPANHAEKIQSALLVAHGKNDPRVPFSEAQQIAEKVRGKGKSVWTVYADNEGHGFAKKDNADYLRAVEVLFLKQHLKVE
- a CDS encoding peptidylprolyl isomerase codes for the protein MKVATIETNKGTIKLELFGDKTPKTVENFETLAGKGFYNGLKFHRVIPDFMIQTGCPKGTGTGDAGYKFKDEFHKDLKHTGPGILSMANAGPNTNGSQFFITHVATPWLDGKHSVFGKVIEGQDVVNKIAQGDVMKNVSVAEVEAKK
- a CDS encoding SpoVG family protein codes for the protein MQITEVRIKLMEDSDDRLQGFCSITFDDSFVVRDLKIIEGSSGPFVAMPSRKLTSHCPQCGCKNHLKAGYCNQCGSRLKDDRTVRDQEGRAKLYADIAHPINSACREMIQSRVIADFRVEQDRAKQPGYVSKYDDDYDDDIDAADIVQPEVRQQPILPPHTQIQPAENEIRAPHMLPQPSPPQGPQTPHSGLAKEQRENTNKPKKPGFGDGIFEE